GCCGGTTTTAAAAAGCAAAAGGCTTTAATCAGACGGTTTCTTAATAATAAGACCAGACGGGATCCGATATCCAACGTTGGTTTATGGGAGGCAATAAGGATTACCGGAGCATTACGGTCGCTGTTTCTGGAGAAGCCGGCAGAATACTGGGAGAAACTCCTTGGTGAGGCAGGTTTATGCTGTACCATGGTCAGATCCTTCAGTGAATGGAAAGCCCATCCCCAGGTTGCCAAGTCAGGAGAGTTCCTCAACTTTTCCCGTTCAGACGGAACCACAATTGAGATCCCGGGAAAGCTAATGGATTCGTCTTATGGAAGTGGTGTCGCTACAGAAGAAGGAGCCACTCTTTCGGTTGGAGAGCTTCTGCAGCGATGGACAGAAGAGAAGGTGATAAATTCACCGCAATCATCAGAAATATTGCCTTTACAGGGGGTACGGGTTCTCGATCTGAGCAGAATTATCGCAGGACCTCTTGCCGGGCGTCTTCTTGCGGAATACGGTGGTGATGTATTGCATCTGTCACTCAGGGGAACACACCTTCTCTGGGAGGAACCGTTTCATGTTGCATTCAATGCCGGAAAATCTTCTGTGGCGATCGACTTCTCACGGCCAAACGGAAGAAAAAAACTGAAGAATATTATCAGAGAATTCAAACCTGATATAGTAATCCACAATTTCCTTGAAAAAGCAGCAGTAAAGCTGGGTATAGATTATGAATCTCTGAAGGCAGATTTCCCAGATGTAGTATTCGTAAATATAATGGCATATAAGCCTTCAGGGCCCTGGAAAAACCATTCAGGATTTGAACAGAATATACAGGCAGCAAGCGGTCTGATGCACAGTTACAGCGGAGAAATACCGGTTCCCAAACTGGTTCCGATGCCCATAATCGATCAGAGCACCGGTTTGATCGGCTCTCTTTCTGCGGCACTGAGTTACTATAGACGATTAAGAGGGCATGGCGGCAGCCGGACATCCACTAATCTTTCTATCTCCGCAATTTACATACAGACAGGCAATTTGAATAACGAGAGTGCAAAGTTGCCCGAAAATCTGTGCGACTATTACAAGACCAGAGACCGGGTTTGTTATCTGTCCATAACACCAGGAACATTAACTGCTTTCAAAAAAATTCCTGAATTCAGTGCAGTTTTAACTGATGGAGTGGATTCCGGGAAAATTGCATCCGTGTTAAAAACACGTTCTCTCTCCTATTGGCAGAATCTTATCCGTGATTTACATCTGGAGAATGCGGTTCAACTTGTCGAGCGCAGGAGCATGAGGCAGATACTCAAGGCTGAACTGGCGGATAAAAATGGCATTCTCAGGTACAGGGAGCATGAGAAGATGGGTAAGGTACTGGTCCATGATTTACCGGTGATGATGAAACCCAGCGGAGTAAGAGTGCTTCCTGTTGCTGAACCAATAGGAAAGAGTTCATCGAAGTATCTTGATGATAAAAATGCCGTTGAAAGCAGGATGGTTGCGGGAAACAGGAAAAACTCTTTGATCAGTTATGTTGGATGGTTTCTGGGCCAGTTACGCTGGGCAGCAGTGATAATATGGCGTGAAATCAATCTGCGCAGATAAACTGAAGGCTATGGCAGCCGTTATCATGCCAGAGCCTTCTTTACTGGACTGTGATTCCCTGAATTATTGATTACTTTCCTTTTCAGCAGGAGGATTGAGCACTTTTGCTCCTGTAATCACAATTGTTTCCACAGGTACATCATTCATCATACCATTGGAGGAAGTTTTGACGTTTTCGATCGCATCAACAACCTCCATACCTTTTATCACCCTGCCAAACACGCAATATCCCCATCCTGCCTGAGATTGATTCTTAAAATCGAGCGGTGCGTTACTGGCTGTGTTGATAAAAAACTGTGATGTTGCAGAATGAGGATCATTTGTACGTGCCATTGCAATAGTATACTTCCGGTTTGAAAGGCGGTTGTCAGCCTCATTCCGGATTGGATCCCGGGTCTTCTTTTTATTTAAATCAGCAGTGAGTCCCCCTCCCTGGATCATGAAACCTTTGATAACCCTGTGGAATATGGTGTTCTCGTAAAATCCGGAATTGACATATTCAAGGAAATTCTCGACTGTCTTCGGGGCTTTTTCCGGTCTCAGTTCAACAACGATCTCTCCCTTGCTGGTCATGATTGAAACCTGCGGATGATAAGGGGTATTGGGATCGTCAGCATAAAGGACAGCAGTAATCGAGACAAGAAAAAGGGTTATGGCCAGCACTCTTTTCATACTATTCCTTCTGTTAAGGTAGAACATGACTTTGCCTCAGGGGCTCTTTTTCAAAATACAGTTTTTATGCCGCTTATAACAAGAGTAAGCCGCGCACAGGTATAATCATAGCTGAAGCCAGTTCAGAAAGAAGGTTTTATGGCAGGTTGACTATAAAAAGAAAGGCCATGCCTTAAATCCGGAATTACAATTTATCTGGAAATCAACATGGCCTGAAACAAATGTACAACTGGTTACCAGGGACGTGTGGAGGTGGGGGCGATTGTGCCACCGCTCACTATACGTGCCTTGTAACTGAAATGCTCCTGTGCGTCAAAACCCTTACCTGAGTTATCATCACTGCCTGAAGTGGCATTGGGATGGACCACAGCGACTACAAAGTTTACTATATCATTCCTTGCACCATTCGGGATCTGAATAGTGCTTTGTCCACCGGAGAAAACAGGACCATAAACTGGTTTGTCATTGCGGTCACGATATACAAACTGTGCCTGCATTTTCTGCTTTGTACCTTTACTTCCAGCAGCATCAGGAGTGAATTCGACTGTTACCGATGTTGCACCGGACGCAAGCTTGATGGGAATTATGTTTCGCCCCTGATGATGAGGGGTTGTCTTTTCGGGTGGCCTGAATTCTGTTGTGCCATCACCACCCGGGAACATGTAGAACCAGTAATTGTTGTTCCAATTGTTTCGCATCAGAGTCCGCATAGTCTCGGTCCACTCTTCGAAATCAAGAATAGCGCCCTTTGCAGCATATGACATGATGGCAGTCGCATAAGCCTCATCTCCGTAGATACTATGAAATACCTGAAGAATTGATTTGGAGTTATTACGTTGAGGAACCGTGAAAAGTGACACATTGAAACCTCGCCCCATCACCTGAGACAGGCTGAGGAAGAAAATTTCTCCACCATAGCGGTGCTGAGTACTGTGATAAGTCCTGTTGTTCATACCCTGATCCGCAGGTCCGGCAACATAGTCATCCGTAGCCATTCCCATTGACTCAACGGGAATATGGGGCATATTGAGATGCAATGATGCGGTCCAGCCCATTGTGTATTTCTTGCGCACCAATGCATTAGCCATAGTTGTCAGATAATTATTAAACGCCTCATGTATCCATCCGGAGGCCTGATTGTTGTAAACCCACCGCTCTGCGATAAGAGCATGAACACACTCGTGAAGAGCTCCACCGGCCTCGTATTCACTCCATGTACACGGATTGTGGGGTGTTGATTCAAAATTCATGTGTCCCCAGCGATTACCCTGATATCCGCCATTATTTGCCAGAGTAGCACCGGGAATACCGGTGTTGAGAACAACCCAGTTTAAGAAGTAACCATTTTTCCACTCCGGGAAGGCAGGGAACCCTACAATTTCTACAACCTCACGAAGTCCTCTCTCGAGGTCCGCAATTCGACTCTTGGCCAGCTCATCGGTTATACACGATGGACGTTCAGAACCAATCAGCATAACGACATATCCATTGTTATGAATAGCCGTAGTGACACCACTAACATAAGGACCGACCTGCAGCCCGGGATTGACAGGCATCGAGTCGCCCGCGTGGACTTGCGGCCATCTGTCATAAAGCTTATCCGTAAGCTGAATGTTAAGAGTATCTATATAAGATGTCACTTCAACTGTCTGCCGCAGACTGTCTTTGAAAGTTATTTTGAGATTGTCAACTGAGGCGGTTTTATTTAATTCTGAATGAAAACCGGGATTACGATCGATACCCATCTCGGATTTTGTAAAATACAGTCCCTGAGGCAAACCGTTTTTTCTGTTGTGGAGAGAAATCGCCTTGCCTGTCAAATCATAAACAACTCCCGCTTTATTATAAAGAGACAATGGAAGCCGGCCGGTATTTTCAATGTAAATGAAATTCTTCATCTCGGAAGAGTTATTGGCAGTGTGCTTTTGTATCCTGTTAACAGGTGTACCCCCGTCACGGAGGAAATGGAATTTTCCTTCTTTGTCGGTGGTAACCTTCATCTGCGCCCCTTCCAGAATCAATTGGAGCCCGGGTATCGGATTTCCATAGACGGAAATTACAGTTCCGGACAGATCGATTTTCTGAGAATAAGATTCAGTGGAGAGAAACAGGAACAATGCTGCAACAGCCAGTGATTTGTTTAAGTTGATCATTTTAATACCCCTCTGCCCAGTTTATAGATCTGATAAATTTTTCCTGCTCTTTTGTTTATAAGGGTAAACCCTTTCTGACGTTACCGTTCTTGAGAATTATTACTTGATAATATACGCAAATTTTGTATAAAAGGATCTTGCATAAAAAGATTATGTTGAGTATTTACTCAACATAACCGGGGGGAATAATCTGCTGTTTTTGTTGGTGATAAAGATAGTAAGAGGGAATAACAGGCAATTCCTGACCGTAATGTACATTTTCAAATCGGAAGTATCGCTTGTAATAAGCACTTGTCACCACAGGACGTCATGCCTGTGAAAACAGGCATCCAATCACTTGTCAATACCACTCTCTTTTAATTTCATCTGCGAGTCTACATGAATTTTTCCTGGATTCCTGCTTCCGGCAGGAATAAAAT
This DNA window, taken from Fibrobacter sp., encodes the following:
- a CDS encoding peptidyl-prolyl cis-trans isomerase — translated: MKRVLAITLFLVSITAVLYADDPNTPYHPQVSIMTSKGEIVVELRPEKAPKTVENFLEYVNSGFYENTIFHRVIKGFMIQGGGLTADLNKKKTRDPIRNEADNRLSNRKYTIAMARTNDPHSATSQFFINTASNAPLDFKNQSQAGWGYCVFGRVIKGMEVVDAIENVKTSSNGMMNDVPVETIVITGAKVLNPPAEKESNQ